The Gracilibacillus caseinilyticus genome segment TCAGAATTATTAATGATGGAATTGAACGAAAACTATCAAGACTTGAAAGAAGGTCAATATGTTTTCTCTTCTGGCTTGGGAGGCGTTTTTCCTAGAGGGCTGGAGATTGGTGAAATAGTTGAGATTCGAGCAGATCGCTATGAACTTACAAGTGTAGCGTATGTGAAACCTTCAGCAGACTTAGAACAACTAAATCATGTTATTGTTATAGATCGTTCCATGACAACTACAGATGAGCAAGCGGAGGAGGAAGATTCATGAAACGAATGATTCCTTACCTGATTGCTCTGATCTGTTTTGTGCTCGTCATATTAGAAGGGATCGTCTCTCTAACCAATCTTCCTTTTGTAAAGGAAGATTGGTTAGTAGTTTCACATTTTCTGTTTGTTTTTTTAATATTTGTAACGATGTTTTTCGAGAAAGAACATACATTTTATGCTATTGCGTTAGCGATTGTATTTAGTTTTATCATTGATATTATCTATACAGATGTGATTGGCGTATATGTATTCGCGTATACTGTTATACTTTATGGCGTAAGAATACTGATGAAAATGCTGCAGTCTAATATTATTATTGCGTTACTTATGACGGTTATTGCTGTATCTGCTACAGACATTTTAATATTTTTCCTATATAATATAATTCAAGTACATGATCTAAGCTGGCACGAATATTGGCGTTATCGACTCATGCCAACAATTTTATGGAATGTTATTACAGGAGCTGTCATGTATGCATTGTTGGCAAAACGATTAACTGTATGGTCCGTCATGAAGTTTGAAAGATCGGATCGATAGCTGATATCGCTTGTTTTTAAGGGGTTGAATAGGGTTGGCTACGAATAAACTAATTATGATAAAAGGTACGAGAGACGGTCTGACACTTTCGATGAACGATCGCTGTTCATGGGAGGAACTGCTTAACGAATTAGATAATATATTAACCAACAAATATATGGCTGCAGATGAACCACTCATTACGGTGAAAATTGAACTCGGTAACCGCTACATAACGGATCAACAAGAACAGCTGTTAAGAGAAATTATCCGAAAACATAATAAATTGGTGGTAGACCATATTGAATCAAATGTCATTTTGAAAAAAGATGCATTGAAATGGAAAGATGAAACAGATATTAAGTTGTATAATAAAATTATTCGTTCTGGACAAGTGTTGGAAGTGCATGGCGATTTATTATTGATTGGCGACGTTAATCCCGGTGGAAAAGTTATAGCTACCGGTAATATCTTTATCATTGGCAATCTAAGAGGGATCGCTCATGCAGGTGTCAATGGTAATCGAGAAGCGGTGGTTGCTGCTTCTTACATGGCTCCAAGTCAATTGCGAATAGCAGAAGTGATTAGTCGTTCGCCTGATACAGATACAGAAGGCGTCCCAATGGAATGTGGTTTTATTAATGCAAATGGGGAACAAATCGTCATGGATCGAATTAATGCCATTGCAAAATCACGTCCGGAATTGAATGCTTTTGAGAGGAGAGTTATGAATGGGTGAAGCAATCGTTATTACTTCGGGTAAAGGTGGCGTTGGAAAAACAACGACAACTGCCAATCTAGGTACTTCGTTAGCACTGCTAGATAAGAAAGTCTGTTTAGTAGATACGGATATTGGTTTGCGGAATTTAGATGTGGTAATGGGATTAGAGAATCGAATCATTTATGATATCGTTGATGTACTGGAGAAGCGTTGTAAAGTTTCTCAGGCACTGATTAAAGACAAGCGCTTTGATTGCTTATCTTTACTCCCGGCAGCTCAAACAAGTGATAAATCAGCAGTGACACCTGAGGGCATGAAGGAAATTATCGAAGTGTTAAAGCCTGATTACGACTATATTTTAATCGATTGTCCCGCTGGGATTGAACAAGGATATCGAAATGCTGTTGCCGGAGCAGACCGGGCAATTGTCGTCACCACTCCTGAGAAGTCCAGTGTTCGAGATGCGGATCGAATTATCGGTTTACTCGAGCAAGAAGAGATCCAGCCTCCAAATCTAGTCATTAACCGCATTCGGAATCATATGATGAAAAATGGTGATATGCTGTCAGTCGATGAAATTGTTCAAGTATTATCGATTGATTTATTAGGTATTATTGCGGATGATGATGACGTTATTAGAGCATCTAACCATGGCGAACCAGTTGCATTTCAACCGAATGCACGTGCTTCTATCGCATATCGAAATATTTCCAGAAGAATTTTAGGGGAATCGGTCCCATTGTTATCTTTAGAAGAGAAACCAACCTTAATAGATAAAGTAAAAAAAGCTTTCGGTATAAAAAAATAAAAAGCATCTACAAGAGTTTGTCCAAAAAAGGGACAAACTCTTTTTCATATTTTACGGGTTGTCCACATATATTGGTACAAACGTTGGAAAAGGAATGGGTGCCGATGAAAAATAATGATTTATCCAAGATCCGTCAAAATATTAACAGAAGAAAAGAATCGAAAAAGAAGATCTCTAATGCACAAGGAATGCCTTTAAAAGAGTTTCGTTACCTTTCTCAGTCCCACATGGAAGATGAGGAAAGACATGGGTTCTCTCCATCATTGTCCGGTTATAATCGTCAAACTGAAGCATCACCTTTTATGAAACGGTTTTTAATAAGAAGTGTTATTGCCACCGTTCTCTTCTTTATGATGGTATTGTCTGTTGGGAATGAGAGTAAGTGGTTGGAGCAACCACAAAGCTGGATTAATTATGCGATGAATGAAGAATTTCCATTTGCAACGGTTAATGCATGGTATCAGGCAAGGTTTGGGGCTCCATTCGCAATGGAAACTGACCTAGGTACGGAAGCTACAGCAGAACTGGCAGCACTTCCTGTTTCAGGTCAAGTAAGTCAGACATTTCAGGAAAATGGTGAAGGGATATTGATTTCATCTGAAGAAGAAACAGAAGTAGTCGCAGTTGATGCTGGTACAGTATTGTTTGCCGGTAATGACAGAGAAACAGGGAAAACAGTTATTATACAGCATGCGGACAATAGCAAATCCATTTATGGTCATTTAACGAATATAAATGTTCATTCCTATCAGTCGATCCAATCCAACCAGAAAATAGGAAGTTACCAGCCAACCGGAGCACAGGAAGCGATGTATTTTGCCATTGAAAAAGATCAACAATTTTTAGATCCTATTAAGGTGATTCAAGTTGATGAGCAATCTTAACCTTCCGCCTGTACGTATACACCCAATTCTTTATTTTTTCCTGTTCATTGCTATCCTGACCGGGATGCTGGTGGAATTTGTCATCATCTTCCTGATTGTATTCCTGCATGAATTAGGACATTATACATGCGCTCGCATCTTTAACTGGCGAATACAGCGCATTTTTTTATGGGTGTTTGGTGGAGTAATGGAAACGGATGAGTATGGCACAAGGCCATTAAAGGAAGAATGGTTGGTAACAATTGCTGGTCCTGTGATGCATTTATTTATTTATCTAATTTTATTTTTGTTAGAACTGGGAAATGTACTCCCTGATACGACGCTGATCATGGCGTATCAATATAACAGTTTTATTTTATTTGGAAATCTGCTGCCGATTTGGCCGCTCGATGGTGGAAAACTGACACAGCTTAGCCTGGATTCATTCTTCTCATACCAATTATCACATAAGTGGATGATCCTGATTTCTGTTATTACCATTGTTGTTTCCAGTCTTTTTGTTTATATGAAGCAGTGGCTTTCATTAAGCTTTGTATTGCTTATTATTTTTTTAATTTGGGAAAATCGATTAGAATGGAAGCGAAGGTATTATAAATGGTGGCGCTTCTTGTGGAGCAGGTATACGATGCAAGAGCACTACCGTAAACAAATCGAAATTGAAGTGCCAACTAATTTGCGTTTATTGGATTTATTTCGATTATTTAAACGAGATACGACTTATCATATTCGCGTATTTGACAATGCTGGTAATGTGTATATAGTTTCAGAAAAAGACTGTTTACGAGGTTTTTTCGACAATAGAGATGTTACTGCTAACATAGGACAAATGCGAAGCGGATAGAAAGAGGATTCACATGAAAAAAATTCATTTGACCACACGATTAACCGAGAAAGTCGGTTTGATGTTTGAAGACAACACTTGTATGGATATTTTTATAGATCGGCCGCGAATACAGCAGGCAGCACTGCATTCGATATTTATAGGAAAAGTCAGAAATGTGGATGAAAGTATAGAAGCGGCTTTCATCGACATTGGAGCCGATAAGGTAGGCTTTCTGGCCAAAAAGGAAGTACCTTGGGTTAATACGGAAGAGAAGCTGTCATCGTATTTAACAGAAGGTGCTTCCGTTATCGTCCAAATTACGAAAGAAGCGTATCAGGATAAAGGTCCAAGGCTGACAGCTAATATTACAATACAGGGAAAGTATATTGTTTATTTACCTAAAGGCAACTATATTGCCAGTTCAAAAAAATTACATGCGCAGGCCGCTGCTGAGTGGAAAGCATTTATTTCGTCCTCTACGGATAAGGAAGAAGGAGCAATCTTAAGAACAGATATTACAGAAGCGGCAGAAGAGGAGCTTTTGCAAGAATTAACAGACTCGAGAGTCCAATGGCGCAATCTCCAGGAAAAGGCGGCAAATGAGAAAGCACCAGCATTATTATGGCATGATCCGCTTGTTCCGAATCAAATGCTTCACTATTATCAGAGTCAATCCATTCAGGAAATCACGTTTGATGAACCTAAAAGTCTCGAAAGAATGAAGAAGCAATTTCCATATCTTGCGACAGTCATGACGATCCGAACGGATTCGCATTACATAGGTGGAAAGCATATCGATCGCTGGTTAGCAGAAGCCATTCAGCCGCAGGTGGACAAGCAGGATGGTATTTCCTTGATCGTGGAAGAGACGGAAGCGTTGACTGTAATTGATATTAACAGCAGCAGATTTTCCAGTCGTCAAAATAAACAGGATACCATTTTTAAGATAAATCAGCTTGCTGTCCGTCACTGTGTGGAAGAGATTCGTAAGCGAAATTTATCCGGTATCATTGTGATTGATTTTCTTAAGATGAACAAAAAACAAGAAACACAAATTATAAAGGAATTGAACGACATGCTGCGACATGATCCAGTCCGAACAGAAGTGTATGGATTTACCAACCTGGGCTTACTTGAGATGACACGGAAAAGGGCACGAACCGGACTGTTACAGTTATTAACTAATAATACTGCAACGATGATACATGACTTCTCTGCTGAGACGTATCTGTACCAGCTTGAACGCGAAGTGGTTGCATTCAACCGTCACGTTGAGGGGCTTGTTGTTGCTTGTCAACCAGAGCTATACCGTTCATTGCAAGAACGTCCTTTCCATGAGACGGCTTCTTTTTCATTAGAGTTATATATTTACATAGATAATGAGATCACAGGATATCAGATAATCCGTTCTGGCAGTAAGGAGATCGTCGAATTATTTATTGCGGAACATAAGGAATTAGACATTGACAAGATATACTGAATTATGATAAAATTTTCATGTTGTTTATGTGGCACCCGTTGCTACTACAACCGCACAGAGCAGGTTTTTAAAGCATCGTTTGCTACCTGTATGGCGAGTCTGAGTCTAAGAGGAGGTGCAGAGAATGTACGCTATTATTGAAACTGGTGGAAAACAAGTAAAAGTAGAAGAAGGTCAAGTGATTTACGTAGAGAAATTAGCTGCTGAAGCTGGTGAATCTGTAACATTTGATAAAGTACTTGCAGTTGGTGGAGACGACGCTAAATTTGGTACTCCATTCGTTGACGGAGCTTCTGTTACGGCGAAAGTAGAAAAACAAGGTCGTCAAAAGAAAGTTACGGTATTCAAGTACAAACCAAAGAAAAACTATTCACGTAAACAAGGTCACCGTCAGCCATACACAAAACTTACAATTGAAAAAATCAATGCATAAGGTTTTGTCTTTATGATAAAAGTGACGATAGTACGTGAGCATACACATATTAAATCATTTTGTCTGACAGGGCATGCGGATAGCGGACCAGAGGGGCATGACTTAGTTTGTGCTGCTGTATCTGGCATTTCTTTCGGTGCCGTCAATGCAGTGTTTGCTTTATGTGAGATTGAATTAAATATTGATCAAGCCGGTGATGAGGGCGGTTACTTGGAAGTTACTGTACCTGCTATTAATGATCCAGCACTTTTAGAGAAAGTGTCATTATTATTTGAAGGTATGGTCGTATCCTTACGAACCGTTGAGCGGGATTATGGTCAGTATATTTCCATCTCTGAAAAATAAGGAGGTGCAATAATATGTTACGTCTTGATTTACAATTTTTCGCAACGAAAAAAGGTGTAGGTAGTACAAAAAACGGTCGTGATTCAGAATCGAAACGTTTAGGTGCTAAACGTGCGGACGGTCAGTTCGTAAGCGGAGGTTCTATCCTTTACCGTCAACGTGGTACTAAAATCTACCCAGGTACAAACGTAGGTCGTGGAGGAGACGACACACTTTACGCTAAAGTAGACGGCGTTGTAAAATTCGAACGCCAAGGACGCGATCGCAAAAAAGTTAGTGTATATCCTGCATAAGTAGAAAATGGCTCTAATCTGTAAAGGTTAGAGCCTTTTATTTTTTTGGCACTATTCTATGCGGCATATAATAAGGGGATTTTGATATCGTTAAGCACAGAAGTCGTGCTGAATCAAAATAATCCATGCAGATGTCTGAAAGTATGAGCAAAAGAAACATCACGTATTACTTCTAATTTTTTGAACGAATTTTTGATTAAATCGTCTGAAATACGGTAAGTTACATTAGATAGATGAATCATAGGCTGTTTTATGCTATAATTTGCTTATTGTATGAGGGGTGAGCACGTTGAAGGAACAAGATGTGGTGGAAATGTTGCGGCATTATCGTCATGATTGGCTAAATGACTTGCAACTGCTATTGGGCTATGCTCAATTGGGAAAACTAGATAGAATTGAAAATAAAATTCAGCATATTATCAAACGATCTGATCAGGAACGAGGATTAGATCGATTAAATATACCAAAAACAATGGTCTGGCTCTATCAGCTGAACTGGCGATCCCATACTTTTCAACTAGAATTCCAGTCAGTTACGAATGATCAGCCGACTATCGTTGATGACGAATTATTATTAACAAAAATACAAAAGATATTTCAGATATTGCCGTCCTATCAAGAAGAATTTCAACAATATCAAGGTCAATTAATTTTTGAGAAAGTGGATCATCTATTACATATTCATTTAAT includes the following:
- the mreD gene encoding rod shape-determining protein MreD, which gives rise to MKRMIPYLIALICFVLVILEGIVSLTNLPFVKEDWLVVSHFLFVFLIFVTMFFEKEHTFYAIALAIVFSFIIDIIYTDVIGVYVFAYTVILYGVRILMKMLQSNIIIALLMTVIAVSATDILIFFLYNIIQVHDLSWHEYWRYRLMPTILWNVITGAVMYALLAKRLTVWSVMKFERSDR
- the minC gene encoding septum site-determining protein MinC; this encodes MATNKLIMIKGTRDGLTLSMNDRCSWEELLNELDNILTNKYMAADEPLITVKIELGNRYITDQQEQLLREIIRKHNKLVVDHIESNVILKKDALKWKDETDIKLYNKIIRSGQVLEVHGDLLLIGDVNPGGKVIATGNIFIIGNLRGIAHAGVNGNREAVVAASYMAPSQLRIAEVISRSPDTDTEGVPMECGFINANGEQIVMDRINAIAKSRPELNAFERRVMNG
- the minD gene encoding septum site-determining protein MinD; this encodes MGEAIVITSGKGGVGKTTTTANLGTSLALLDKKVCLVDTDIGLRNLDVVMGLENRIIYDIVDVLEKRCKVSQALIKDKRFDCLSLLPAAQTSDKSAVTPEGMKEIIEVLKPDYDYILIDCPAGIEQGYRNAVAGADRAIVVTTPEKSSVRDADRIIGLLEQEEIQPPNLVINRIRNHMMKNGDMLSVDEIVQVLSIDLLGIIADDDDVIRASNHGEPVAFQPNARASIAYRNISRRILGESVPLLSLEEKPTLIDKVKKAFGIKK
- a CDS encoding M23 family metallopeptidase; the protein is MKNNDLSKIRQNINRRKESKKKISNAQGMPLKEFRYLSQSHMEDEERHGFSPSLSGYNRQTEASPFMKRFLIRSVIATVLFFMMVLSVGNESKWLEQPQSWINYAMNEEFPFATVNAWYQARFGAPFAMETDLGTEATAELAALPVSGQVSQTFQENGEGILISSEEETEVVAVDAGTVLFAGNDRETGKTVIIQHADNSKSIYGHLTNINVHSYQSIQSNQKIGSYQPTGAQEAMYFAIEKDQQFLDPIKVIQVDEQS
- a CDS encoding site-2 protease family protein, which gives rise to MSNLNLPPVRIHPILYFFLFIAILTGMLVEFVIIFLIVFLHELGHYTCARIFNWRIQRIFLWVFGGVMETDEYGTRPLKEEWLVTIAGPVMHLFIYLILFLLELGNVLPDTTLIMAYQYNSFILFGNLLPIWPLDGGKLTQLSLDSFFSYQLSHKWMILISVITIVVSSLFVYMKQWLSLSFVLLIIFLIWENRLEWKRRYYKWWRFLWSRYTMQEHYRKQIEIEVPTNLRLLDLFRLFKRDTTYHIRVFDNAGNVYIVSEKDCLRGFFDNRDVTANIGQMRSG
- a CDS encoding ribonuclease E/G — encoded protein: MKKIHLTTRLTEKVGLMFEDNTCMDIFIDRPRIQQAALHSIFIGKVRNVDESIEAAFIDIGADKVGFLAKKEVPWVNTEEKLSSYLTEGASVIVQITKEAYQDKGPRLTANITIQGKYIVYLPKGNYIASSKKLHAQAAAEWKAFISSSTDKEEGAILRTDITEAAEEELLQELTDSRVQWRNLQEKAANEKAPALLWHDPLVPNQMLHYYQSQSIQEITFDEPKSLERMKKQFPYLATVMTIRTDSHYIGGKHIDRWLAEAIQPQVDKQDGISLIVEETEALTVIDINSSRFSSRQNKQDTIFKINQLAVRHCVEEIRKRNLSGIIVIDFLKMNKKQETQIIKELNDMLRHDPVRTEVYGFTNLGLLEMTRKRARTGLLQLLTNNTATMIHDFSAETYLYQLEREVVAFNRHVEGLVVACQPELYRSLQERPFHETASFSLELYIYIDNEITGYQIIRSGSKEIVELFIAEHKELDIDKIY
- the rplU gene encoding 50S ribosomal protein L21: MYAIIETGGKQVKVEEGQVIYVEKLAAEAGESVTFDKVLAVGGDDAKFGTPFVDGASVTAKVEKQGRQKKVTVFKYKPKKNYSRKQGHRQPYTKLTIEKINA
- a CDS encoding ribosomal-processing cysteine protease Prp, with amino-acid sequence MIKVTIVREHTHIKSFCLTGHADSGPEGHDLVCAAVSGISFGAVNAVFALCEIELNIDQAGDEGGYLEVTVPAINDPALLEKVSLLFEGMVVSLRTVERDYGQYISISEK
- the rpmA gene encoding 50S ribosomal protein L27 codes for the protein MLRLDLQFFATKKGVGSTKNGRDSESKRLGAKRADGQFVSGGSILYRQRGTKIYPGTNVGRGGDDTLYAKVDGVVKFERQGRDRKKVSVYPA
- a CDS encoding Spo0B domain-containing protein, yielding MKEQDVVEMLRHYRHDWLNDLQLLLGYAQLGKLDRIENKIQHIIKRSDQERGLDRLNIPKTMVWLYQLNWRSHTFQLEFQSVTNDQPTIVDDELLLTKIQKIFQILPSYQEEFQQYQGQLIFEKVDHLLHIHLIFDPNWADLDALKEELESLSFIDQVITDSQLKIVWQQD